The following are encoded together in the Proteiniphilum saccharofermentans genome:
- a CDS encoding polyprenyl synthetase family protein, which yields MDQSQVIRDFLQEELELFDTYLRESIKNDNPRISGIIDYVFKANGKRLRPMLVLLTAKACGQIIPETYHGAVTVELLHTATLVHDDVIDKSDMRRGRRSVNAVYDNTRAVLVGDYLLSSALAESVKTKDLNIVRIMSELGKSLAEGELVQFALAEEILIDEASYFQVIEKKTASLLRASITIGAITGGASPQTISGFSRLGGILGICFQIRDDIFDYYKTDVGKPTGNDIREGKVTLPLIYALQHAPRTVSDGMLKIIQSRDYSDENIERVLDFAKEYGGVEYAYKKIRELLDEAETIISELSIDDQIKTLLRLLLIYLNDRDH from the coding sequence ATGGATCAGAGTCAGGTCATAAGAGATTTTTTGCAGGAAGAACTGGAACTTTTTGATACTTATTTACGAGAGTCAATCAAAAACGACAATCCCCGCATTTCAGGTATTATCGATTATGTTTTTAAGGCGAATGGTAAACGGTTAAGACCCATGTTGGTGTTGCTGACTGCAAAAGCCTGCGGGCAGATTATTCCGGAAACATATCATGGTGCTGTGACTGTTGAGTTGTTGCATACAGCCACGCTTGTACATGATGATGTGATTGATAAGTCCGATATGCGCAGGGGCAGGCGTTCTGTGAATGCTGTTTATGATAACACCAGGGCGGTACTTGTGGGTGATTATCTTTTGTCGTCGGCTTTGGCTGAGAGTGTAAAGACTAAGGATCTCAATATTGTACGTATCATGTCGGAGTTGGGAAAAAGTCTTGCGGAAGGAGAGTTGGTACAGTTTGCACTTGCTGAGGAGATCCTAATTGATGAAGCATCCTATTTTCAGGTGATCGAAAAGAAGACAGCCTCTTTATTGCGTGCCAGCATTACTATCGGAGCTATTACCGGAGGCGCTTCCCCGCAGACTATCTCCGGATTCAGCCGGTTGGGAGGCATCCTGGGTATCTGTTTCCAGATAAGGGATGATATCTTTGATTATTACAAAACCGATGTGGGTAAACCTACCGGAAACGATATCCGGGAAGGTAAAGTGACACTTCCCCTTATATATGCTTTGCAGCATGCACCCCGGACGGTTTCCGACGGGATGTTGAAAATCATTCAATCACGGGATTATTCAGATGAAAATATCGAGAGGGTGCTTGATTTTGCCAAAGAATATGGTGGGGTAGAATATGCCTATAAAAAGATACGGGAATTGCTGGATGAGGCGGAAACGATCATCTCGGAGCTCTCCATCGATGACCAGATCAAAACTCTTTTGCGTCTTCTCCTGATCTATTTGAATGATCGGGATCATTAA
- a CDS encoding Hsp20/alpha crystallin family protein has translation MAIIRRTNNWLPSIFNDFFGNEWMENSSRSVPAINIQQNEKGFTVEVAAPGMTKEDCVVRIDEENNLVISFEKKNEQEEKDKKGAYLRREFSYTQFQRRMVLPENVEKDKISAKVENGVLTVEIPTVEEEKVSTSKLIEIQ, from the coding sequence ATGGCAATTATAAGACGTACAAACAACTGGTTACCGAGTATTTTCAATGACTTTTTCGGTAATGAATGGATGGAAAACAGCAGCAGATCTGTTCCTGCCATCAATATCCAGCAGAATGAAAAAGGATTTACGGTGGAAGTTGCGGCTCCGGGCATGACCAAAGAAGACTGTGTGGTGAGGATCGATGAGGAAAATAATCTGGTGATCTCCTTTGAGAAGAAGAATGAACAAGAAGAAAAAGATAAAAAGGGAGCTTACCTCAGACGTGAATTTTCTTATACGCAGTTCCAAAGAAGAATGGTATTGCCTGAGAACGTAGAAAAGGATAAGATCTCCGCAAAGGTGGAAAACGGGGTTTTGACCGTTGAAATCCCCACTGTGGAAGAAGAAAAAGTTTCTACATCCAAGCTGATTGAAATCCAGTAA
- a CDS encoding calcineurin-like phosphoesterase C-terminal domain-containing protein, whose product MQKNLLFLILLFSSILAYSQQTAKGYVYEDANRNGKKDRREAGIPNVSVSNGTDVVLTDSKGFYTLPVNDGSTIFVIKPGGYKTPVDENFIPRFYYHHKPEGSPDSFTYKGISPTGSLPKSIDFAFHKQDEPENFTAVIFGDPQPYSIQDMDYFTEKIVNDVVKTDKTLFGISLGDIAGDNLDLHPVYKERMRRLQLPWYNVMGNHDMNYDAPSDELSDETFKKNFGSANYAFNYGKAHFIILDNILYPDPRDGKGYWGGYREDQLIFLENNLKHVPKNKLVVLSQHIHMKDNSGGSYRLEDRQRLFDLLKDYENVLIMSAHTHLQDQIEYTEADGWKGKKPLHEYNVGTTSGDWYSGKLDEKGLPDATMRDGTPQGYAFLNINGNQYDVDYKVAGRESEYQMNIFAPKVVPHKGRTTSQIMVNFFMGSQNDLVEYRIDEGGWRKMHYVSAPDLNYLTKLLEWDFTEELLPGRRPSNPVNSTHVWIGPVPTDLPAGKHTIEVRVTDRYGKTHSGKRTYSILE is encoded by the coding sequence ATGCAAAAAAATTTACTCTTTCTTATTCTGCTATTCAGCAGCATCCTGGCCTATTCCCAACAGACTGCCAAAGGATATGTATATGAAGATGCCAATAGAAACGGGAAGAAAGACAGGCGTGAAGCCGGTATTCCCAATGTGTCCGTTTCAAACGGAACAGATGTGGTACTTACGGATAGTAAAGGATTTTACACTCTCCCTGTAAATGACGGTAGTACTATCTTCGTGATCAAGCCCGGCGGATACAAAACTCCTGTGGATGAAAATTTTATTCCCCGGTTCTATTACCACCACAAACCGGAGGGTTCACCCGATTCTTTCACCTATAAAGGAATATCACCAACGGGAAGTCTCCCTAAGTCGATAGATTTTGCGTTTCACAAACAGGATGAGCCGGAGAACTTCACCGCCGTTATTTTCGGTGACCCACAACCCTATTCCATTCAGGATATGGATTATTTCACGGAAAAAATAGTGAATGATGTGGTGAAAACCGATAAAACCCTGTTCGGTATAAGCTTAGGTGACATCGCAGGTGATAATCTTGATCTGCATCCGGTCTATAAAGAGCGGATGCGTCGCCTACAGTTGCCATGGTACAACGTAATGGGTAATCACGACATGAATTACGACGCGCCATCCGATGAGCTCTCGGATGAAACCTTCAAAAAGAATTTCGGCAGCGCCAATTATGCCTTCAACTACGGCAAGGCACATTTTATCATCCTTGACAACATCCTTTATCCCGATCCGCGTGATGGTAAAGGCTATTGGGGCGGTTACCGTGAGGACCAGCTTATTTTTCTGGAAAACAACCTGAAGCATGTCCCCAAAAACAAACTGGTGGTTTTGTCGCAACACATTCATATGAAAGACAATTCGGGTGGTTCGTACCGGTTGGAAGACCGCCAGCGCCTGTTCGACCTGCTGAAAGATTATGAGAATGTACTGATCATGTCGGCGCACACCCATTTACAGGACCAGATCGAATACACCGAAGCAGACGGATGGAAAGGAAAAAAACCTCTGCATGAATATAATGTGGGTACTACTTCGGGCGACTGGTATTCGGGGAAACTGGATGAGAAGGGATTACCCGACGCTACTATGCGTGACGGCACGCCGCAAGGATATGCTTTCCTGAATATCAACGGGAATCAATATGATGTGGATTACAAAGTTGCCGGTAGGGAAAGCGAGTATCAAATGAATATCTTTGCTCCGAAAGTAGTGCCGCACAAAGGAAGAACCACATCTCAGATCATGGTGAACTTCTTTATGGGCAGTCAAAACGATTTGGTCGAATACCGGATTGATGAGGGGGGATGGCGGAAAATGCACTATGTCTCCGCTCCCGACCTCAACTATCTCACAAAATTACTGGAGTGGGATTTCACCGAGGAATTACTGCCGGGACGACGTCCTTCGAATCCCGTGAACAGCACGCACGTATGGATCGGCCCTGTTCCAACGGATTTGCCGGCGGGCAAGCATACCATCGAAGTACGGGTTACCGACAGATATGGCAAGACTCACTCCGGCAAAAGAACATATTCAATCCTCGAATAA
- a CDS encoding glycoside hydrolase family 2 TIM barrel-domain containing protein yields MNIKSFLLTAIVCLCSLSTLSAQDHRSISPRRTTPYWQDVNVVQVNKEHPRTQFMTYETRSEALNIPFEESKYYLSLNGTWKFYFVDSYKQLPEHVTDSTVVLTGWKDIKVPGNWEMQGFGTAIYVNHPYEFVERDPETRYPKMEPPYLPEENPVGVYRREIDIPEDWNDREIFLSIDGAKSGVYVYINGKEVGYSEDSKTAAEFRINPYVHPGKNSLVLKIFRWSTGSYLEAQDFWRISGIERDVFLWSQPKTSLRDFRVKSTLDDSYRNGIFELETTVSNYLSGASYAEVSYELLDPVGKVVASETKPVAVQSHGENTVRFNAQLLPDVAAWTSEHPHLYKLLITVKKEGETSGEVVPYPVGFRRFEIKPVKTGDRTDRLFLVNGQPIKLKGVNLHETNPKTGHYVTEELMRKDIELMKLHNINTVRLSHYPQPRRFYELCSEYGLYVYDEANIESHGLYYGERSLAKHPEWEQAHMDRTVNMFERNKNHPSVAIWSLGNEAGNGINFFHTYKFLKDQERSLMDRPVNYERALWGFNSDMYVPQYPSAAWLEEIGKAGSDRPVIPSEYSHAMGNSNGNLDIQWEAIYKYPNLQGGYIWDWVDQGMEAYDKEGRLYYKYGGDYGVDMPSDGNFLCNGLVNPDRTPHPALAEVKYVHQNFAFEAVDLSTGVFRIINRQYFSNTDDYTFRYTITENGKNISEGMLQVSLRPQQTTEVSLPVGKLQPKPGMEYFVNFEVIQKEAAPLIPAGYIVAIEQFKLPLSIPKQAYTGNSNNPPLQVDQSGNSIRVTSPRLEFVFDKASGMVTSYKVEGNEYFDKGFGVQPNFWRAPNDNDYGNGNPHRLQIWKQSSKNFNVTDVKSYPENNKVVVETTYLLAAGNLYTVKYSIYPSGVIKVDVKFFSADMEERQVGASEATLTATFSPEASAARKASSTLNVPRIGVRFRMPVTMNNVSYFGRGPGENYIDRASGSKVGLYQTTAEENYFPYVRPQENGHRTDTRWVALTNGTGGLMVVADSTIGFNALRNSVEDFDSEENKDKPYQWNNFSSEEIASRSDEEAKNKRPRQTHINDIVPQDFVEVCIDMKQQGVAGYNSWGARPLPEYSIPANQDYKWGFTLIPVKNEAGIAEKSPLKY; encoded by the coding sequence ATGAACATCAAATCTTTTCTCCTGACAGCTATTGTCTGCTTGTGTAGTCTAAGCACATTGTCAGCGCAGGATCACAGGTCAATTTCACCTCGCCGTACAACCCCCTACTGGCAGGATGTGAACGTAGTACAGGTAAACAAGGAGCATCCGCGTACGCAATTTATGACCTACGAAACCAGATCGGAAGCGCTTAACATCCCTTTCGAGGAAAGTAAATATTATCTTTCTCTTAACGGAACATGGAAATTCTATTTCGTGGATTCCTACAAACAACTGCCCGAACATGTCACCGATTCTACCGTCGTCCTCACCGGATGGAAAGATATCAAGGTACCGGGCAACTGGGAAATGCAAGGTTTCGGTACTGCGATCTATGTAAATCATCCCTACGAATTCGTAGAACGTGATCCGGAAACCCGCTATCCGAAGATGGAGCCGCCTTATCTTCCGGAAGAAAATCCGGTGGGCGTATATCGCCGTGAAATAGATATCCCCGAAGATTGGAACGACCGTGAGATATTTTTGTCCATTGACGGAGCCAAATCGGGAGTTTATGTATATATCAACGGAAAAGAGGTAGGATATAGCGAGGATTCCAAAACAGCTGCCGAATTCAGGATCAATCCTTATGTACATCCCGGTAAAAATTCACTCGTACTGAAAATATTCCGCTGGAGTACGGGCTCCTACCTTGAGGCCCAGGACTTCTGGCGTATCAGCGGTATTGAGCGGGATGTCTTCCTCTGGTCGCAACCCAAAACATCGTTACGTGATTTCAGGGTGAAATCGACACTTGATGATAGTTACCGCAATGGTATCTTCGAATTGGAAACGACCGTCAGCAACTACCTGTCCGGCGCTTCCTATGCCGAAGTCTCTTATGAACTGCTCGATCCCGTCGGCAAAGTGGTTGCCTCAGAAACGAAACCGGTGGCAGTCCAAAGCCATGGAGAGAATACCGTCCGCTTCAACGCGCAACTGCTGCCTGATGTGGCTGCATGGACTTCTGAGCATCCCCATCTTTACAAACTGCTTATCACCGTGAAGAAAGAAGGGGAAACGTCGGGAGAGGTAGTCCCCTACCCTGTCGGTTTCCGCCGTTTCGAGATCAAACCGGTAAAGACCGGCGATCGAACCGACCGGCTTTTCCTTGTGAACGGGCAACCCATCAAGTTAAAAGGGGTCAACCTGCATGAGACTAACCCCAAAACCGGGCATTATGTGACGGAAGAACTGATGCGAAAAGATATCGAGCTGATGAAACTCCACAATATCAATACCGTCCGTCTCTCCCATTATCCGCAACCACGCCGCTTCTATGAACTGTGCAGCGAATACGGGCTCTATGTATACGATGAAGCCAATATCGAGTCACACGGGCTTTATTACGGTGAACGGTCCCTCGCCAAACACCCGGAATGGGAGCAGGCCCATATGGACAGGACCGTAAATATGTTCGAAAGGAACAAAAATCATCCGTCCGTCGCCATCTGGTCGCTTGGCAATGAAGCCGGCAACGGTATCAATTTCTTCCATACCTACAAATTCCTGAAAGACCAGGAGCGTAGCCTGATGGATCGTCCGGTGAACTATGAACGGGCGTTATGGGGCTTTAACTCGGACATGTATGTGCCACAATATCCCAGTGCTGCCTGGCTGGAAGAGATCGGCAAAGCAGGGAGCGACCGGCCGGTGATCCCCTCAGAATATTCACATGCCATGGGTAACTCCAACGGTAATCTTGATATCCAGTGGGAAGCAATCTACAAATACCCGAATCTGCAGGGCGGATACATCTGGGATTGGGTAGATCAGGGTATGGAAGCTTACGACAAAGAAGGAAGGCTCTACTATAAATATGGCGGGGACTATGGTGTAGATATGCCCAGTGACGGAAACTTTCTCTGCAACGGACTGGTAAATCCAGACCGTACCCCCCACCCTGCCCTGGCCGAAGTGAAATATGTCCACCAGAATTTTGCTTTTGAAGCGGTCGATCTGTCAACAGGCGTTTTCCGGATCATTAACCGGCAATATTTCTCCAATACGGATGACTATACTTTCCGCTATACTATCACTGAAAACGGAAAGAACATATCCGAAGGAATGTTGCAAGTCTCCCTGCGACCTCAACAAACAACAGAGGTTTCATTACCTGTCGGTAAGTTACAGCCCAAACCCGGTATGGAATATTTTGTCAACTTTGAAGTGATTCAAAAAGAGGCTGCACCATTAATTCCTGCCGGTTACATCGTAGCCATCGAACAATTCAAACTACCGCTCTCGATACCTAAGCAAGCATATACGGGGAATAGTAACAATCCCCCGCTACAAGTGGATCAATCCGGAAACAGCATCCGTGTAACCTCACCCCGCCTGGAATTTGTATTTGACAAAGCAAGCGGTATGGTTACCTCCTACAAGGTGGAAGGGAATGAGTATTTTGACAAAGGTTTCGGCGTACAGCCCAACTTCTGGCGTGCCCCGAACGATAACGATTACGGAAATGGAAATCCTCACCGCCTGCAGATATGGAAACAATCAAGCAAAAATTTCAATGTCACCGACGTGAAGAGTTATCCTGAAAATAATAAAGTGGTGGTTGAAACCACTTATCTGCTTGCTGCCGGCAATCTTTATACTGTAAAATACAGTATCTATCCTTCCGGGGTTATAAAGGTAGATGTGAAATTCTTCTCTGCCGATATGGAGGAGAGACAGGTTGGTGCTTCCGAAGCGACGCTCACAGCCACTTTCTCACCGGAAGCATCCGCTGCCCGTAAAGCTTCATCCACTCTGAATGTCCCCCGTATAGGCGTGCGATTCCGTATGCCGGTGACGATGAATAACGTATCTTATTTTGGCCGTGGCCCGGGAGAGAATTATATCGACAGGGCTTCCGGATCCAAAGTAGGCCTTTACCAAACCACTGCAGAGGAAAATTATTTCCCTTATGTTCGCCCGCAGGAAAACGGACATCGGACCGATACACGATGGGTAGCCCTCACCAATGGCACCGGCGGATTGATGGTCGTTGCCGACAGTACCATAGGATTCAATGCATTGCGTAACAGCGTAGAGGATTTTGACTCCGAAGAGAACAAGGACAAGCCTTATCAGTGGAACAATTTCAGCAGTGAGGAAATCGCTTCCCGTTCCGATGAAGAGGCAAAGAACAAGCGACCCCGCCAGACGCATATCAATGATATCGTCCCCCAAGACTTCGTGGAGGTATGTATCGATATGAAACAACAAGGCGTTGCGGGATACAATAGTTGGGGAGCCCGCCCCCTTCCCGAATACAGTATTCCTGCCAATCAGGATTACAAATGGGGTTTCACACTGATTCCGGTGAAAAACGAAGCGGGGATCGCAGAGAAATCACCTTTGAAATACTAA
- the deoC gene encoding deoxyribose-phosphate aldolase has protein sequence METNKYSKAINTHPFMLTDEEVTKKVNDLLAEKYSENNNSAVYRKLYSCIDLTSLNSTDSNESIWKFVEKVNSFDGSNPEMDNVAAICVYPNFAHTVKEALTADVKIACVAGGFPSSQTFNEIKIAETSLAVADGADEIDVVINVGKFLEGEYEEMCEELTEIKEACRHASLKVILETGALQNVKNIHNAAILALYSGADFLKTSTGKGYPGASPEAAYVICQAILSYHAKTGKKIGLKMSGGIATTEDAVKYYTIVKETLGEEWCNNTLFRLGASRLADSLLSKI, from the coding sequence AATACACATCCGTTTATGCTGACGGACGAAGAAGTTACTAAAAAAGTAAACGACCTTCTCGCTGAAAAATATAGTGAAAATAATAATTCCGCAGTCTATAGGAAACTGTATAGTTGTATAGATCTTACATCTCTCAATAGCACCGACTCCAATGAAAGTATCTGGAAATTCGTCGAGAAGGTAAACAGTTTCGACGGCTCTAATCCCGAAATGGATAATGTAGCAGCCATCTGCGTCTATCCCAACTTTGCCCATACGGTGAAAGAGGCATTGACTGCAGATGTGAAAATCGCCTGTGTCGCAGGAGGATTTCCTTCATCCCAGACCTTTAACGAGATCAAGATAGCCGAAACATCGCTCGCTGTAGCAGACGGGGCAGACGAGATAGATGTGGTCATCAACGTAGGAAAATTTTTAGAGGGTGAATATGAAGAGATGTGTGAAGAACTCACCGAAATAAAAGAAGCCTGCCGTCACGCTTCACTGAAAGTAATTCTGGAGACCGGTGCACTACAAAATGTAAAGAATATTCATAATGCAGCCATCCTGGCGCTCTATTCCGGGGCTGACTTCCTGAAGACATCCACCGGAAAAGGATATCCCGGGGCTTCCCCTGAAGCGGCGTACGTAATATGTCAGGCCATCCTCTCCTATCATGCCAAAACAGGGAAGAAAATCGGCCTGAAAATGTCCGGAGGGATTGCTACTACAGAGGATGCCGTGAAATATTATACTATTGTGAAAGAGACACTTGGCGAAGAATGGTGCAACAATACCCTGTTCCGTCTCGGGGCAAGTCGACTGGCGGATAGCCTTCTCTCAAAAATTTAA